Below is a genomic region from Paraburkholderia sp. BL23I1N1.
TTGAAGAAGCCGTTCGTCTGCGGGAAGCGGGCGTGGCGACTGAAGTGATCGCCGTGTCGGCAGGCGTCACGCAATCGCAGGAAACGCTGCGCACGGCGCTGGCGATCGGCGCGGATCGCGCCATCCTGATCGAATCGAACGAAGACCTGCAGCCGCTGGCAGTTGCCAAACTGCTGAAGGCGCTGGTCGACAAGGAACAGCCGCAACTGGTCATCCTCGGCAAGCAGGCGATCGACGACGATTCGAACCAGACCGGCCAGATGCTGGCTGCGCTGGCGAATCTGCCGCAAGCCACGTTCGCCTCGAAGGTTGTCGTCGCTGACGGCAAGGCAACGGTGTCGCGCGAAGTGGACGGCGGTGCCGAAACACTGTCGCTGACGC
It encodes:
- a CDS encoding electron transfer flavoprotein subunit beta/FixA family protein gives rise to the protein MKILVPVKRVVDYNVKVRVKSDGTGVDIANVKMSMNPFDEIAVEEAVRLREAGVATEVIAVSAGVTQSQETLRTALAIGADRAILIESNEDLQPLAVAKLLKALVDKEQPQLVILGKQAIDDDSNQTGQMLAALANLPQATFASKVVVADGKATVSREVDGGAETLSLTLPAVITTDLRLNEPRYVTLPNIMKAKKKPLEVVKPEDLGVDVTPRLKTLKVVEPPKRSAGVKVPDVKTLVEKLKTEAKVL